One part of the Marinobacter sp. M3C genome encodes these proteins:
- the accC gene encoding acetyl-CoA carboxylase biotin carboxylase subunit has protein sequence MAMLEKVLIANRGEIALRILRACKELGIKTVAVHSKVDRDLMHVRLADETVCIGPNSPTDSYLNIPAIISAAEVTDSVGIHPGYGFLAENADFAEQVEKSGFRFIGPRAETIRLMGNKVSAINAMISAGVPTVPGSNGALTDDDDLTLRVAKKIGYPVIIKAASGGGGRGMQVVHSEAALLKAVQITQTEARSVFGDPTVYLEKFLERPRHVEIQILADMHGNCIHLGDRDCSFQRRHQKVLEEAPAPGIDPEARERTLKACVDACKEIGYVGAGTFEFLYQDGGFYFIEMNTRVQVEHPVSEMVTGVDIVREQLRIASGLPLQYTQDDIKITGHAIECRINAEDPQTFVPSPGKVKHFHAPGGNGVRVDSHLYSGYTVPPYYDSLIAKLITWGDDREIARRRMKNALDEMVVEGIKTNQPLHRRLVRDGGFKQVDFTIHYLEKLIRD, from the coding sequence ATGGCTATGTTAGAAAAAGTATTGATCGCAAACCGCGGTGAAATCGCCCTGCGGATTTTGCGCGCCTGTAAAGAATTAGGTATCAAAACCGTAGCCGTGCACTCCAAGGTCGACCGCGACCTGATGCACGTGCGCTTAGCCGATGAAACCGTCTGTATCGGCCCCAACAGCCCGACCGACAGCTATTTGAACATCCCTGCCATCATCAGCGCAGCGGAAGTAACCGACTCAGTGGGCATCCACCCCGGTTACGGCTTTTTGGCGGAAAACGCCGACTTTGCCGAGCAGGTCGAAAAAAGCGGGTTCCGCTTTATCGGCCCCAGAGCCGAGACCATTCGGCTGATGGGCAACAAAGTGTCGGCCATCAACGCCATGATCAGTGCAGGCGTACCAACGGTTCCAGGTTCTAACGGCGCGCTAACCGACGACGACGACCTGACTCTTAGAGTCGCTAAAAAAATCGGCTACCCGGTGATTATTAAAGCCGCATCGGGCGGCGGTGGTCGCGGCATGCAGGTGGTGCATTCGGAAGCGGCATTGCTTAAGGCCGTACAGATTACCCAGACCGAAGCGCGCAGCGTGTTTGGCGACCCGACCGTGTATCTTGAAAAATTCCTTGAACGCCCGCGTCACGTTGAAATACAGATATTGGCCGACATGCATGGCAACTGTATTCATTTGGGCGACCGCGACTGCTCGTTTCAGCGCCGTCACCAGAAAGTGCTGGAAGAAGCGCCGGCGCCAGGTATTGACCCCGAAGCCCGGGAAAGAACCCTGAAAGCCTGTGTTGATGCCTGTAAGGAAATTGGCTATGTGGGTGCCGGCACCTTCGAATTTCTGTATCAGGACGGTGGTTTCTACTTCATCGAGATGAACACCCGGGTGCAGGTTGAACACCCGGTATCGGAAATGGTGACCGGCGTGGATATCGTGCGCGAACAGCTGCGTATCGCCAGCGGCCTGCCGTTGCAGTACACGCAGGACGACATCAAGATTACCGGGCACGCCATCGAGTGCCGGATCAACGCAGAAGACCCCCAAACTTTTGTGCCTAGCCCCGGTAAAGTGAAGCATTTTCATGCGCCCGGCGGTAACGGTGTACGGGTGGATTCGCACCTTTACAGTGGTTACACCGTGCCGCCCTACTACGATTCGCTGATCGCCAAACTGATCACTTGGGGTGACGACCGCGAAATAGCGCGCCGGCGCATGAAAAACGCCCTCGACGAGATGGTGGTTGAAGGCATTAAAACCAATCAGCCGCTGCACCGCAGATTGGTGCGCGATGGCGGCTTTAAACAGGTAGACTTCACCATACATTACCTTGAAAAACTGATTCGGGACTGA
- the accB gene encoding acetyl-CoA carboxylase biotin carboxyl carrier protein has translation MDIRKIKKLIELLDESDVEELEIHEGDDSVRISRRREQPAGTHYVSHMAPQHAAPMYAPAPEAPGPVGHESKPAAPKGHTINSPMVGTYYSAPSPTAPEFIAVGQSIKAGDVICIVEAMKMMNQIEADKSGTITEILVENGQPVEFDQPLIVIS, from the coding sequence ATGGATATTCGCAAAATCAAGAAATTGATCGAACTGCTTGACGAATCCGACGTCGAAGAACTGGAAATTCACGAGGGCGATGATTCCGTGCGTATCTCGCGCCGCCGTGAGCAGCCAGCCGGCACGCATTACGTTAGTCACATGGCACCACAGCATGCCGCGCCTATGTACGCACCAGCACCGGAAGCACCGGGCCCGGTTGGCCATGAAAGCAAGCCTGCAGCGCCCAAGGGCCATACCATTAATTCACCTATGGTGGGCACTTACTACAGTGCGCCATCGCCTACCGCGCCGGAATTCATCGCCGTGGGCCAATCCATCAAAGCCGGTGATGTTATCTGTATCGTGGAAGCGATGAAGATGATGAACCAGATTGAAGCTGACAAAAGTGGCACCATCACCGAAATACTGGTCGAAAACGGCCAGCCGGTGGAGTTTGACCAGCCTCTGATCGTCATTTCCTGA
- the aroQ gene encoding type II 3-dehydroquinate dehydratase: MASILVLHGPNLNMLGTREPEVYGHETLADINQRLQSSAAAAGHHLLHLQSNAEYELIERIHAARVEGVDYILFNPAAFTHTSVALRDALLAVAIPFIEVHLSNVHQREAFRHHSYFSDIAKGVICGLGSQGYDLALQAALKQTH; this comes from the coding sequence ATGGCAAGTATTCTCGTGCTTCACGGGCCAAATTTGAACATGCTAGGCACCCGCGAACCTGAGGTATATGGCCACGAAACTCTCGCAGACATTAATCAGCGGCTACAGAGCAGCGCTGCAGCCGCGGGCCATCATCTGCTCCACCTGCAATCAAACGCCGAATATGAATTGATTGAACGCATTCACGCCGCCAGGGTAGAAGGTGTGGACTATATTCTATTTAATCCGGCGGCTTTTACCCACACCAGCGTCGCATTGCGTGACGCGCTGTTGGCGGTTGCCATACCGTTCATTGAGGTGCATCTGTCCAATGTGCACCAGCGGGAAGCCTTTCGGCACCACTCCTATTTCTCAGATATCGCCAAAGGCGTTATCTGCGGCCTCGGCAGCCAGGGCTATGACCTGGCGCTTCAGGCCGCACTCAAACAAACGCATTAA